Proteins encoded by one window of Engraulis encrasicolus isolate BLACKSEA-1 chromosome 21, IST_EnEncr_1.0, whole genome shotgun sequence:
- the LOC134437386 gene encoding uncharacterized protein LOC134437386 produces MVPQPALCDGQRGAGVSKRTGQAVQAGHGNSNGRCICSKLRRPLSGTMGGTLKDFHLYLNSINHNIKLSLEFSTTSINFLDLNIYVDSDGTLHTTIYRKPTDRNTILRADSFHPNSLISNIPYGQFQRLRRICDSDTDFETQSAEMYERFKQRGYKDRTLNSALSKSRSTERTNLFKPKPRRPVSNRIFCSLQYTNQTNSIKQIIKNNWDILRSDTTLAPVFSEPPQFAVKKGPHSQG; encoded by the exons ATGGTACCACAACCAGCCCTCTGCGACGGCCAACGCGGTGCTGGAGTCTCCAAACGCACAG GACAAGCTGTACAGGCAGGTCATGGGAACAGCAATGGGCGCTGCATATGCTCCAAACTACGCAGGCCTCTATCTGGGACTATGGGAGGAACG CTTAAAGACTTCCATTTGTACCTGAACAGCATCAACCACAACATAAAACTCAGCCTGGAGTTCAGTACTACTTCAATCAACTTTCTTGACCTGAACATCTATGTGGACTCGGACGGGACTCTTCATACCACCATCTACAGGAAACCTACCGATAGGAACACCATCCTCAGGGCCGACAGCTTTCACCCTAACAGTTTAATCTCAAACATCCCATACGGACAATTTCAGAGACTTAGACGAATttgcgactctgacactgactttGAAACTCAATCTGCTGAGATGTATGAAAGATTTAAACAAAGGGGTTACAAGGACAGAACTCTGAATAGTGCATTGTCTAAATCTAGATCAACAGAACGAACAAACCTTTTCAAACCCAAGCCCAGAAGACCTGTGAGTAACAGAATTTTTTGCTCTCTACAATACACTAACCAAACCAACAGTATCAAACAAATCATCAAAAACAACTGGGACATTCTACGGAGTGACACCACTCTTGCCCCTGTCTTCTCTGAGCCTCCGCAATTTGCTGTGAAAAAGGGCCCCCACTCTCAAGGATAA